A stretch of the Streptomyces sp. NBC_00078 genome encodes the following:
- a CDS encoding C40 family peptidase — translation MSHTAHIRSHRKPRRTASTTLAVRVGVTGGVLGMAAAGASASANAAEPVTQTLELPTLTADLATQVAQSADATQQAAANYQLQAERDTAAANAAKQAKADLAKAKHKAEAKKKAEAARKAAAERAVSRSAERTTLAASTTSIPSTGSSTATGSAAAIVSFVKAQVGKAYVSGATGSSAYDCSGLVQTAFKQIGISLPRVSQDQSTAGTQVSLSNLQPGDILYWGSAGSAYHVAVYVGDGMFVGAQNPSSGVVEKPLSYDPPTGAVRVL, via the coding sequence ATGTCCCACACCGCTCACATACGCAGCCACCGGAAACCCCGCCGCACCGCGTCCACGACGCTCGCTGTGCGCGTCGGAGTCACCGGTGGCGTCCTCGGCATGGCAGCGGCGGGTGCGTCGGCTTCGGCGAACGCCGCCGAGCCGGTGACACAGACGCTCGAACTGCCCACCCTGACGGCCGATCTGGCCACTCAGGTCGCCCAGTCCGCGGACGCCACGCAGCAGGCTGCCGCGAACTACCAGCTGCAGGCCGAGCGTGACACGGCCGCCGCAAACGCCGCGAAGCAGGCCAAGGCGGACCTCGCCAAGGCGAAGCACAAGGCGGAGGCCAAGAAGAAGGCCGAGGCCGCTCGCAAGGCCGCCGCCGAGCGCGCCGTCTCCCGCAGCGCCGAGCGGACCACCCTCGCCGCGTCCACGACCTCCATCCCCTCGACGGGTTCGTCGACGGCCACGGGTTCGGCCGCCGCGATCGTCAGCTTCGTCAAGGCACAGGTCGGCAAGGCATATGTGTCCGGTGCCACCGGTTCGTCCGCCTATGACTGCTCGGGCCTGGTGCAGACCGCGTTCAAGCAGATCGGCATCAGCCTGCCGCGCGTCTCACAGGACCAGTCGACGGCCGGCACCCAGGTCTCGCTGAGCAACCTGCAGCCGGGCGACATCCTCTACTGGGGCAGCGCGGGCAGCGCGTACCACGTGGCGGTGTACGTCGGTGACGGCATGTTCGTCGGCGCGCAGAACCCGTCGAGCGGCGTCGTCGAGAAGCCGCTCTCCTACGACCCGCCGACCGGCGCGGTGCGGGTGCTCTGA
- a CDS encoding NADH-quinone oxidoreductase subunit A translates to MNAYAPILVLGALGAGFAIFSVVMATLIGPKRYNRAKLEAYECGIEPTPTPAGGGRFPIKYYLTAMLFIVFDIEIVFLYPWAVTFDALGIFGLVEMLLFVLTVFVAYAYVWRRGGLEWD, encoded by the coding sequence GTGAACGCGTATGCGCCCATCCTCGTACTGGGAGCCCTCGGGGCAGGCTTTGCGATCTTCTCCGTGGTCATGGCCACGCTGATCGGTCCGAAGCGGTACAACCGGGCCAAGCTCGAGGCCTACGAGTGCGGGATCGAGCCGACCCCCACGCCGGCCGGCGGCGGGCGCTTCCCCATCAAGTACTACCTGACGGCGATGCTCTTCATCGTCTTCGACATCGAGATCGTCTTCCTCTACCCCTGGGCCGTCACCTTCGACGCCCTGGGGATTTTCGGGCTCGTGGAGATGCTGCTCTTCGTGCTCACCGTCTTCGTCGCGTACGCGTACGTATGGCGGCGCGGCGGCCTGGAATGGGACTGA
- a CDS encoding NADH-quinone oxidoreductase subunit B family protein, which produces MGLEEKLPSGFLLTTVEQAAGWVRKASVFPATFGLACCAIEMMTTGAGRYDLARFGMEVFRGSPRQADLMIVAGRVSQKMAPVLRQVYDQMPNPKWVISMGVCASSGGMFNNYAIVQGVDHIVPVDIYLPGCPPRPEMLMDAILKLHQKIQSSKLGVNAEEAAREAEEAALKALPTIEMKGLLR; this is translated from the coding sequence ATGGGACTCGAAGAAAAGCTGCCGAGCGGCTTCCTGCTGACCACCGTCGAGCAGGCCGCGGGCTGGGTGCGCAAGGCGTCCGTCTTCCCGGCCACGTTCGGCCTCGCCTGCTGTGCCATCGAAATGATGACCACCGGCGCCGGTCGCTACGACCTGGCGCGCTTCGGCATGGAGGTCTTCCGAGGTTCGCCCCGCCAGGCGGACCTGATGATCGTGGCCGGCCGGGTGAGCCAGAAGATGGCGCCGGTGCTGCGCCAGGTCTATGACCAGATGCCGAACCCCAAGTGGGTGATCTCCATGGGGGTCTGCGCCTCCTCGGGCGGCATGTTCAACAACTACGCGATCGTCCAGGGCGTCGACCACATCGTCCCGGTCGACATCTATCTGCCCGGCTGCCCGCCACGGCCCGAGATGCTGATGGACGCCATCCTCAAGCTCCACCAGAAGATCCAGAGCTCCAAGCTCGGCGTGAACGCCGAGGAGGCGGCTCGCGAGGCGGAGGAAGCGGCGCTCAAGGCCCTGCCCACGATCGAGATGAAGGGGCTGCTGCGGTGA
- a CDS encoding NADH-quinone oxidoreductase subunit C, translating into MSDANGTNGASNGVNPEKDLGASNLPGQRGDGGEEIRVQRGMFGANNGGDTSGYGGLVRSIRLPGPAARPYGGPRGGAAYGYFDEVADELEGALEEQGLLPGNAIEKTVVDRGELTFHIEREHLLRVARTLRDDPALRFELCTGVSGVHYLHDKGRELHAVYHLRSITHNRLIRLEVSAPDADPHIPSLVSVYPTNDWHERETYDFFGIVFDGHPALTRIMMPDDWQGHPQRKDYPLGGIPVEYKGAQIPAPDQRRSYS; encoded by the coding sequence GTGAGCGACGCGAACGGCACCAACGGTGCGTCGAACGGGGTGAACCCCGAAAAGGACCTCGGCGCCTCCAACCTCCCCGGCCAGCGCGGCGACGGCGGCGAGGAGATCCGCGTCCAGCGCGGCATGTTCGGCGCCAACAACGGCGGCGACACCTCCGGCTACGGCGGCCTGGTCCGCTCGATCCGGCTCCCGGGACCGGCGGCCCGCCCCTACGGCGGCCCACGCGGCGGAGCCGCATATGGATACTTTGACGAGGTCGCCGACGAACTGGAAGGTGCCCTGGAGGAACAGGGCCTGCTCCCCGGCAACGCGATCGAGAAGACGGTCGTGGACCGCGGTGAACTCACCTTCCACATCGAGCGCGAGCACCTGCTGCGCGTCGCCCGCACCCTGCGCGACGACCCGGCCCTGCGCTTCGAGCTGTGCACCGGCGTCAGCGGAGTCCACTATCTCCACGACAAGGGCCGCGAGCTGCACGCCGTCTACCACCTGCGCTCGATCACCCACAACCGGCTGATCCGCCTGGAGGTCAGCGCCCCGGACGCCGACCCGCACATCCCGTCCCTGGTCTCCGTCTATCCGACCAACGACTGGCACGAGCGCGAGACCTACGACTTCTTCGGGATCGTCTTCGACGGCCACCCGGCCCTGACGCGGATCATGATGCCGGACGACTGGCAGGGCCATCCGCAGCGCAAGGACTACCCCCTCGGCGGCATCCCCGTCGAGTACAAGGGCGCCCAGATTCCGGCTCCGGACCAGCGGAGGTCGTACTCGTGA
- a CDS encoding NADH-quinone oxidoreductase subunit D, producing MSTQPASAASAASARETTEGTVYTVTGGDWDEVVQAAARADDERIVLNMGPQHPSTHGVLRLILEIDGETVTEARCGIGYLHTGIEKNLEFRTWTQGTTFVTRMDYLTSFFNETAYCLAVEKLLGIEDQITERAKIIRVLLMELNRLSSHLVCIATGGMELGATTIMIYGFRDREMILDIYELITGLRMNHAYIRPGGLAQDLPPGAVDHIREFVKKMKKNLPEYDKLATGNPIFKARMQDVGYLDLAGCMALGATGPILRSTGLPHDLRKTQPYCDYETYDFEVPTADTCDSYGRFLIRLEEMRQSLGIVEQCLDRLQPGPVMVADKKIAWPAQLALGPDGLGNSLDHIKKIMGTSMEALIHHFKLVTEGFRVPPGQAYAAVESPKGELGVHAVSDGGTRPFRVHFRDPSFTNLQAMAAMCEGGQVADVIVAVASIDPVMGGVDR from the coding sequence GTGAGCACGCAGCCAGCATCCGCGGCCTCCGCCGCCTCGGCCCGGGAGACCACCGAAGGCACCGTGTACACGGTCACCGGTGGCGACTGGGACGAGGTCGTCCAGGCCGCAGCCCGTGCCGACGACGAGCGCATCGTCCTCAACATGGGCCCGCAGCACCCCTCCACCCACGGTGTGCTCCGCCTGATCCTGGAGATCGACGGCGAGACGGTCACCGAGGCCCGCTGCGGCATCGGCTACCTCCACACCGGCATCGAGAAGAACCTCGAGTTCCGCACGTGGACTCAGGGCACCACGTTCGTGACGCGCATGGACTACCTGACGTCCTTCTTCAACGAGACCGCCTACTGTCTCGCCGTCGAGAAGCTCCTCGGCATCGAGGACCAGATCACCGAGCGAGCCAAGATCATCAGGGTTCTCCTGATGGAGCTGAACCGGCTCTCCTCGCACCTGGTGTGCATCGCCACCGGCGGCATGGAGCTCGGCGCCACCACGATCATGATCTACGGATTCCGTGATCGTGAAATGATTCTCGACATCTACGAGCTCATCACGGGCCTTCGGATGAACCACGCGTACATCCGCCCCGGCGGACTCGCGCAGGACCTGCCGCCCGGCGCGGTGGACCACATCCGCGAGTTCGTGAAGAAGATGAAGAAGAACCTCCCGGAGTACGACAAGCTCGCCACCGGGAACCCCATCTTCAAGGCCCGTATGCAGGACGTCGGCTACCTCGACCTGGCCGGCTGCATGGCCCTCGGCGCCACCGGCCCGATCCTGCGCTCCACCGGCCTGCCGCACGACCTGCGCAAGACGCAGCCGTACTGCGACTACGAGACGTACGACTTCGAGGTCCCGACCGCCGACACCTGCGACTCCTACGGCCGCTTCCTGATCCGCCTTGAGGAGATGCGCCAGTCGCTCGGGATCGTCGAGCAGTGCCTGGACCGGCTGCAGCCCGGCCCGGTCATGGTCGCCGACAAGAAGATCGCCTGGCCCGCCCAGCTCGCCCTGGGGCCGGACGGCCTCGGCAACTCCCTCGACCACATCAAGAAGATCATGGGTACCTCCATGGAGGCCCTGATCCACCACTTCAAGCTGGTCACCGAGGGCTTCCGCGTACCGCCGGGACAGGCGTACGCGGCCGTCGAGTCACCCAAGGGCGAACTCGGGGTGCACGCCGTGTCCGACGGCGGCACCCGCCCCTTCCGGGTCCACTTCCGCGACCCGTCCTTCACCAACCTGCAGGCCATGGCGGCGATGTGCGAGGGCGGCCAGGTCGCCGACGTCATCGTCGCTGTCGCGTCCATCGACCCCGTGATGGGAGGCGTCGACCGGTGA
- the nuoE gene encoding NADH-quinone oxidoreductase subunit NuoE, with protein MTTSSSERGVSLGMPELPAPAYPDDVRARLETDARELIARYPDSRSALLPLLHLVQSEEGHVTRTGMRFCADVLDLTTAEVTAVATFYTMYRRRPSGDYQVGVCTNTLCAVMGGDAIFEELQEHLGVGNGETTDDGKVTLEHIECNAACDFAPVVMVNWEFFDNQTPGSAKRLVDDLRAGRSVEPTRGARLCTFKETARILAGFPDERPGAVEAGGSAGPASLVGLRLARGEAAPARVVHPRDGGPHDEPQDRAVHEPSPTEHLSSHDAPHDTSASDPAHPAGPAAEEGE; from the coding sequence GTGACCACCTCTTCTTCGGAGCGGGGCGTCAGCCTGGGCATGCCCGAACTGCCCGCGCCCGCCTACCCGGACGACGTCCGAGCCAGGCTGGAGACGGACGCGCGGGAGTTGATCGCCCGCTACCCCGACTCCCGGTCCGCGCTCCTGCCGTTGCTGCATCTCGTGCAGTCGGAGGAGGGCCATGTCACGCGCACCGGGATGCGGTTCTGCGCGGACGTGCTGGACCTGACCACGGCCGAGGTCACCGCGGTCGCCACCTTCTACACCATGTACCGGCGCAGGCCGAGCGGTGACTACCAGGTGGGCGTCTGCACCAACACCCTGTGCGCGGTGATGGGCGGTGACGCGATCTTCGAGGAGCTCCAGGAGCACCTCGGTGTCGGCAACGGAGAGACCACCGACGACGGCAAGGTCACCCTGGAGCACATCGAGTGCAACGCGGCCTGCGACTTCGCGCCGGTCGTGATGGTCAACTGGGAGTTCTTCGACAACCAGACCCCGGGCAGTGCCAAGCGCCTCGTCGACGACCTGCGCGCGGGCAGGAGCGTGGAGCCCACGCGCGGGGCGCGCCTGTGCACCTTCAAGGAGACCGCGCGGATTCTGGCCGGCTTCCCCGACGAGCGGCCAGGGGCCGTCGAGGCAGGCGGCAGTGCGGGACCGGCATCGCTGGTGGGCCTTCGCCTGGCAAGGGGAGAGGCCGCACCCGCGCGCGTGGTCCATCCGCGGGACGGCGGCCCGCACGACGAGCCGCAGGACAGGGCAGTGCACGAGCCGTCGCCGACCGAGCACCTCAGTTCGCACGATGCGCCGCACGACACGTCGGCCTCCGACCCGGCCCACCCGGCAGGGCCTGCCGCCGAGGAGGGGGAGTGA
- the nuoF gene encoding NADH-quinone oxidoreductase subunit NuoF, producing the protein MMTLAPELKDTSPEKLLAPVLSAFWDEDRSWTLDVYKRHEGYEGLRKALAMSPDDLIAYVKDSGLRGRGGAGFPTGMKWQFIPQGDGKPHYLVVNADESEPGTCKDIPLLFANPHSLIEGIVIACYAIRSSHAFIYLRGEVVPVLRRLHEAVREAYAAGYLGENILGSGLDLQVTVHAGAGAYICGEETALLDSLEGRRGQPRLRPPFPAVAGLYACPTVVNNVESIASVPAILARGKEWFRSMGSEKSPGFTLYSLSGHVASPGQYEAPLGITLRQLLEMSGGMRSGHRLKFWTPGGSSTPMFTEEHLDVPLDYEGVGAAGSMLGTKALQCFDETTCVVRAVTRWTEFYAHESCGKCTPCREGTYWLVQLLRDIEAGKGVMSDLDKLNDIADNINGKSFCALGDGAASPIFSSLKYFRDEYEQHITGRGCPFDPAKSTAWADRTEVNA; encoded by the coding sequence GTGATGACCTTGGCACCCGAACTGAAAGACACCAGCCCCGAGAAGCTGCTCGCACCCGTGCTGTCGGCCTTCTGGGACGAGGACCGGTCCTGGACTCTCGACGTCTACAAAAGGCACGAAGGTTACGAGGGGCTCCGCAAGGCCCTCGCGATGTCCCCGGACGACTTGATCGCGTACGTCAAGGACTCCGGGCTGCGCGGCCGTGGCGGCGCGGGATTCCCGACGGGAATGAAATGGCAGTTCATTCCCCAGGGAGATGGAAAGCCGCACTATCTAGTTGTCAACGCCGACGAGTCGGAGCCTGGCACCTGCAAGGACATCCCGCTCCTCTTCGCGAACCCGCATAGCCTCATCGAGGGCATTGTCATCGCGTGTTATGCCATCAGGTCGTCGCATGCCTTCATCTATCTGCGTGGTGAGGTCGTCCCCGTGTTGCGGCGGTTGCACGAGGCCGTGCGCGAGGCCTATGCGGCCGGCTACCTCGGCGAGAACATCCTGGGCAGCGGGCTCGACCTCCAGGTCACCGTGCACGCGGGTGCGGGCGCGTACATCTGCGGTGAAGAGACCGCGCTGCTCGACTCGCTCGAAGGCCGCCGGGGTCAACCGCGGCTCCGTCCCCCTTTCCCTGCTGTCGCGGGCCTCTATGCGTGCCCGACTGTAGTGAATAACGTCGAGTCGATCGCGTCGGTTCCCGCAATCCTGGCTCGGGGCAAAGAATGGTTCCGGTCGATGGGCAGCGAGAAGTCGCCGGGCTTCACGCTCTATTCCCTCAGCGGCCACGTCGCGAGCCCCGGCCAGTACGAGGCCCCGCTCGGCATCACGCTCCGCCAGCTCCTCGAGATGAGCGGCGGCATGCGGTCGGGCCACCGGCTCAAGTTCTGGACGCCAGGCGGATCTTCGACGCCGATGTTCACGGAAGAGCACCTCGACGTACCTCTCGACTACGAGGGAGTCGGCGCCGCCGGCTCGATGCTCGGCACCAAAGCCCTGCAGTGCTTCGACGAGACGACCTGCGTCGTGCGCGCCGTCACCCGCTGGACCGAGTTCTACGCCCACGAGTCCTGCGGCAAGTGCACCCCGTGCCGCGAAGGAACGTACTGGCTCGTGCAGTTGCTGCGCGACATCGAGGCCGGCAAGGGCGTCATGTCCGACCTCGACAAGCTGAACGACATCGCCGACAACATCAACGGCAAGTCCTTCTGCGCCCTCGGCGACGGCGCCGCCTCGCCGATCTTCTCCTCGCTCAAGTACTTCCGCGACGAGTACGAGCAGCACATCACGGGCCGCGGATGCCCCTTCGACCCTGCCAAGTCGACGGCCTGGGCCGACCGCACGGAGGTGAACGCATGA
- a CDS encoding NADH-quinone oxidoreductase subunit G, with product MTVTTNAPSGGGEAAVPPEDLVSLTIDGAEISVPKGTLVIRAAEQLGIEIPRFCDHPLLDPAGACRQCIVEVEGQRKPMASCTITCTDGMVVKTHLTSPVAEKAQHGVMELLLINHPLDCPVCDKGGECPLQNQAMSHGRAESRFEGRKRTYEKPVPISTQVLLDRERCVLCARCTRFSNQIAGDPMIELLERGALQQVGTGEGDPFESYFSGNTIQICPVGALTSAAYRFRSRPFDLVSSPSVCEHCSGGCATRTDHRRGKVMRRLAANDPEVNEEWICDKGRFAFRYAQQRDRLETPLVRNAEGDLEPASWPEALQIAAQGLLASRGRTGLLTGGRLTIEDAYAYSKFARVALDTNDIDFRARVHSSEESDFLAAKVAGRGRDLDGTGVTYTALEKAPAVLLVGFEAEEEAPGVFLRLRKAWRGHGQKVFSLATHTTRGLEKAGGTLLPAAPGTETEWLDALASGVGLEDPGAKAAEALRAEGAVIVVGERLAAVEGGLTAAVRAAAATGAQLVWIPRRAGERGALEVGALPSLLPGGRPATDPRAREEVAAVWGVAELPHRYGRDTGQIVEAAASGELQALVVAGVEVADLPDPARAREALHEAGFVVSLELRPSEVSERADVVLPVAAVAEKAGTFLNWEGRVRFFEAALKPDQMARRLAPTDARVLQMLADAMDVHLGLPDLRTVRAELDRLGAWDGPRATEPLETATQLPRPAAGEAVLAGHRLLLDRGVLQEGDEALAGTRHAAHARVSAATAAEAGVKDGDALAVTGPAGVVELPLQITEMPDRVVWLPLNSAGGGVASDTGALPGALVRIGPATLVGEAPKEVEA from the coding sequence ATGACTGTGACCACCAACGCTCCCTCGGGAGGGGGAGAGGCGGCGGTCCCGCCGGAAGATCTCGTCTCGCTGACGATCGACGGCGCCGAGATCAGCGTGCCCAAGGGCACCCTGGTCATCCGGGCCGCCGAGCAACTCGGCATCGAGATCCCCCGGTTCTGCGACCACCCTCTCCTCGACCCGGCCGGCGCCTGCCGCCAGTGCATCGTCGAGGTCGAGGGCCAGCGCAAGCCGATGGCGTCCTGCACCATCACGTGCACGGACGGCATGGTGGTGAAGACCCACCTCACCTCGCCGGTCGCCGAGAAGGCACAGCACGGTGTGATGGAGCTGCTCCTCATCAACCACCCGCTGGACTGCCCGGTCTGCGACAAGGGCGGCGAGTGCCCCCTGCAGAACCAGGCCATGTCCCACGGTCGGGCCGAGTCGCGGTTCGAGGGCAGGAAGCGGACCTACGAGAAGCCCGTCCCGATCTCCACTCAGGTGCTGCTCGACCGTGAGCGATGCGTGCTGTGCGCGCGCTGCACCCGCTTCTCCAACCAGATCGCGGGCGACCCGATGATCGAGCTGCTGGAGCGGGGCGCGCTGCAGCAGGTCGGCACCGGAGAGGGTGACCCCTTCGAGTCGTACTTCTCCGGCAACACCATCCAGATCTGCCCGGTCGGCGCGCTGACCTCGGCGGCGTATCGCTTCCGCTCCCGCCCCTTCGACCTGGTGTCGTCCCCGAGCGTGTGCGAGCACTGCTCCGGCGGCTGCGCCACCCGCACCGACCACCGGCGCGGCAAGGTCATGCGACGGCTCGCGGCCAACGACCCCGAGGTCAACGAGGAGTGGATCTGCGACAAGGGACGCTTCGCGTTCCGGTACGCGCAGCAGCGCGACCGGCTCGAGACGCCTCTTGTGCGCAACGCCGAGGGCGACCTCGAACCGGCCTCCTGGCCGGAGGCGCTGCAGATCGCCGCTCAGGGGCTGCTCGCCTCGCGCGGCAGGACAGGTCTGCTGACCGGCGGCCGCCTCACCATCGAGGACGCGTACGCGTACAGCAAGTTCGCGCGCGTGGCGCTCGACACGAACGACATTGACTTCCGCGCGCGCGTGCACAGCAGCGAGGAGTCCGACTTCCTCGCCGCCAAGGTCGCCGGTCGCGGTCGTGATCTCGACGGTACGGGCGTCACGTACACCGCCCTGGAGAAGGCGCCCGCCGTTCTGCTGGTCGGGTTCGAGGCCGAGGAGGAGGCGCCCGGCGTCTTCCTGCGGCTGCGCAAGGCCTGGCGTGGGCACGGGCAGAAGGTGTTCTCGCTGGCCACGCACACCACGCGCGGCCTGGAGAAGGCCGGAGGCACGCTGCTGCCGGCCGCCCCGGGCACCGAGACCGAGTGGCTGGACGCACTCGCGAGCGGAGTCGGCCTGGAGGATCCCGGCGCGAAGGCCGCCGAGGCGCTGCGCGCCGAGGGCGCGGTGATCGTCGTCGGCGAGCGACTGGCCGCGGTGGAGGGCGGGCTGACTGCCGCCGTACGGGCAGCGGCCGCCACCGGCGCCCAGCTGGTGTGGATCCCGCGGCGGGCCGGTGAGCGCGGCGCCCTCGAGGTGGGCGCGCTGCCCTCGCTGCTGCCGGGCGGCCGTCCGGCCACCGATCCACGCGCGCGTGAAGAGGTCGCCGCGGTCTGGGGCGTGGCCGAACTCCCGCACCGCTACGGCCGCGACACGGGCCAGATCGTCGAGGCCGCCGCGTCCGGCGAGCTGCAGGCCCTGGTGGTCGCGGGCGTGGAGGTCGCCGACCTGCCCGACCCGGCACGCGCGCGTGAAGCACTTCACGAGGCCGGTTTCGTGGTGTCACTGGAGCTGCGGCCCAGCGAGGTCAGCGAGCGCGCGGACGTCGTGCTCCCCGTCGCCGCGGTCGCCGAGAAGGCCGGCACATTCCTCAACTGGGAGGGCCGGGTGCGGTTCTTCGAGGCCGCGCTCAAGCCGGACCAGATGGCCCGCCGGCTCGCGCCCACCGACGCGCGCGTGCTGCAGATGCTGGCCGACGCCATGGACGTACACCTGGGTCTGCCGGACCTGCGCACCGTGCGTGCGGAGCTGGACCGGCTGGGCGCCTGGGACGGTCCGCGGGCCACCGAACCGCTGGAGACCGCGACCCAGTTGCCGCGGCCCGCCGCCGGGGAGGCCGTACTCGCCGGACACCGGCTGCTGCTCGACCGGGGCGTCCTCCAGGAGGGCGACGAGGCGCTCGCCGGAACCCGGCACGCGGCCCACGCGCGCGTGTCAGCCGCGACGGCCGCCGAAGCCGGCGTCAAGGACGGCGACGCCCTCGCCGTGACCGGACCCGCCGGAGTCGTCGAACTCCCGCTGCAGATCACGGAGATGCCGGACCGGGTGGTCTGGCTTCCGCTGAACTCCGCAGGCGGCGGCGTCGCCTCCGACACCGGGGCGCTGCCCGGCGCTCTCGTCCGTATCGGCCCGGCGACGCTCGTCGGCGAGGCCCCGAAGGAGGTGGAGGCATGA
- the nuoH gene encoding NADH-quinone oxidoreductase subunit NuoH has translation MSPYLAAEDLSMFGHDPWWLVVVKAVFCFAFLMVTVLFSIVWERKVVAWMQLRIGPNRHGPWGMLQSLADGVKLMLKEDVIVKRADKVVYVLAPIVAAIPAFMAIAVIPFGPADNEISVFGHRTTMQLTDLPIAMLFILAVASVGIYGIVLAGWSSGSTYPLLGGLRSCAQMISYEIAMGAAFASVFLYSGSMSTSTIVEQQHDRWYIVLLPVSFIIYIVTMVGETNRAPFDMPESEGDLVGGFNTEYSSIKFALFMLAEYVNMVTVSAVSTTLFLGGWRAPWPISTFWEGANHGWWPLLWFVIKVQLLLFFFIWLRGTLPRVRYDQLMKLGWKVLIPVSVVWLMLVATVRAMKNENYDFADIALYIGAGVLALLLLSFVADMFREKAKEAGAPAAAEDAGFDPMAGGFPVPPLPGQELPAVPRRRPQRERELIVSGGSDTASGGSSEGKEASDG, from the coding sequence ATGAGCCCGTACCTCGCCGCTGAAGACCTCTCCATGTTCGGCCACGACCCCTGGTGGCTGGTCGTCGTCAAGGCGGTCTTCTGCTTCGCGTTCCTGATGGTGACCGTGCTGTTCTCCATCGTCTGGGAGCGCAAGGTCGTCGCCTGGATGCAGCTGCGCATCGGCCCCAACCGGCACGGCCCCTGGGGCATGCTCCAGTCGCTCGCCGACGGCGTCAAGCTGATGCTCAAGGAAGACGTCATCGTCAAACGCGCGGACAAGGTCGTCTACGTCCTCGCACCGATCGTCGCGGCCATCCCGGCCTTCATGGCGATCGCGGTGATCCCCTTCGGCCCGGCCGACAACGAGATCTCGGTCTTCGGCCACCGCACGACGATGCAGCTGACGGACCTGCCGATCGCGATGCTGTTCATCCTCGCGGTCGCCTCGGTCGGCATCTACGGCATCGTGCTGGCGGGTTGGAGTTCTGGATCCACCTATCCGCTCCTCGGCGGCCTGCGCTCCTGCGCGCAGATGATCTCGTACGAGATCGCCATGGGTGCCGCCTTCGCCTCCGTGTTCCTCTACTCGGGGTCGATGTCGACGTCGACGATCGTCGAGCAGCAGCACGACCGCTGGTACATCGTGCTGCTGCCGGTCTCCTTCATCATCTACATCGTCACGATGGTCGGCGAGACCAACCGCGCCCCCTTCGACATGCCGGAGTCCGAGGGCGACCTGGTCGGCGGCTTCAACACCGAGTACTCCTCGATCAAGTTCGCGCTGTTCATGCTCGCCGAGTACGTGAACATGGTGACGGTCTCGGCCGTGTCGACCACGCTCTTCCTCGGCGGCTGGCGCGCCCCCTGGCCGATCAGCACCTTCTGGGAGGGCGCGAACCACGGCTGGTGGCCGCTGCTCTGGTTCGTGATCAAGGTCCAGCTGCTGCTGTTCTTCTTCATCTGGCTGCGCGGCACCCTCCCGAGGGTCCGCTACGACCAGTTGATGAAGCTCGGCTGGAAGGTCCTCATCCCGGTCTCCGTGGTCTGGCTGATGCTGGTCGCCACGGTGCGGGCGATGAAGAACGAGAACTACGACTTCGCCGACATCGCCCTCTACATCGGCGCCGGCGTCCTCGCCCTGCTGCTGCTGTCCTTCGTCGCCGACATGTTCCGCGAGAAGGCGAAGGAGGCCGGAGCGCCCGCTGCCGCGGAAGACGCCGGATTCGACCCGATGGCAGGCGGATTCCCCGTGCCGCCGCTGCCGGGGCAGGAGCTGCCGGCGGTGCCCAGGCGCCGTCCGCAACGCGAGCGGGAGCTCATTGTCAGTGGCGGGTCGGATACTGCCAGTGGCGGATCTTCGGAGGGAAAGGAGGCGTCCGATGGCTGA
- the nuoI gene encoding NADH-quinone oxidoreductase subunit NuoI: protein MAEEPKETEQLKPGFMNPVAGFGVTFKAMFKKRLTEQYPEQQKTTAPRFHGRHQLNRHPDGLEKCVGCELCAWACPADAIYVEGADNTEEERYSPGERYGRVYQINYARCILCGLCIEACPTRALTMTNEFELADSSRANLIYTKEQLLAGLEEGMVDSPHAIYPGMDEQDYYRGLVTEAAPGTEPQVAVSKDEHPKEEGVEA, encoded by the coding sequence ATGGCTGAGGAGCCCAAGGAGACCGAGCAGTTGAAGCCTGGTTTCATGAACCCCGTCGCAGGCTTCGGCGTGACCTTCAAGGCCATGTTCAAGAAGCGGCTGACCGAGCAGTACCCGGAGCAGCAGAAGACCACCGCCCCCCGATTCCATGGACGGCACCAGCTCAACCGCCATCCGGACGGCCTGGAGAAGTGCGTCGGCTGCGAGCTGTGCGCCTGGGCCTGCCCCGCCGACGCCATCTATGTCGAGGGCGCCGACAACACGGAGGAGGAGCGCTACTCCCCGGGCGAGCGCTACGGGCGCGTCTACCAGATCAACTACGCCCGCTGCATCCTGTGCGGCCTGTGCATCGAGGCGTGCCCCACGCGCGCGCTCACGATGACCAACGAGTTCGAGCTCGCCGACAGCAGCCGCGCCAACCTCATCTACACCAAGGAACAGCTGCTCGCCGGCCTCGAAGAGGGCATGGTCGACAGCCCGCACGCCATCTACCCCGGAATGGACGAGCAGGACTACTACCGAGGGCTCGTCACCGAGGCCGCGCCCGGCACCGAGCCCCAAGTCGCCGTGTCCAAGGACGAGCACCCCAAGGAAGAGGGGGTCGAGGCATGA